From one Mycobacterium colombiense CECT 3035 genomic stretch:
- a CDS encoding toll/interleukin-1 receptor domain-containing protein, whose protein sequence is MALFISYSSQDRSTVDALTSALRRAQQQVWFDQELGGGDSWWNKILEQIRSCDVFIVALSNNWLQSKPSQAELRYARALNRPILPVRIGDVDSMRVNPLAALQIIDYREPTVDAGIQLVTAVHALQGKPVPLPDPLPDEPPVPFGYITRLGNTLAEKELSPQQQTQLLIELRSGFDEDGDDPSARGDIAQLLRMLRLRHDVTYRTRTEIDNVLAEIEAKNSAAGSPAPAAKAPEATTVAKGPAPAAGPPKAPVPPAAGGGSNKRLLIIGGAAVAVIAAIAIVVMLATQGGKAKTPKAGPNSAPSAGAAPRPARGRRPRTARMARSWTRICSAPPKSARSSVTRIWWSPRRPHSFAT, encoded by the coding sequence ATGGCGCTGTTCATCAGCTACTCGAGCCAAGACCGCTCGACGGTCGACGCCTTGACGAGCGCGCTGCGGCGCGCACAGCAGCAGGTGTGGTTCGACCAGGAGCTCGGCGGCGGCGATTCCTGGTGGAACAAGATTTTGGAGCAGATCCGCTCGTGCGACGTGTTCATCGTCGCGCTGTCGAACAACTGGCTGCAGTCCAAGCCCAGCCAGGCCGAGCTGCGCTACGCCAGGGCCCTGAACCGGCCGATCCTGCCCGTCCGCATCGGCGACGTCGACAGCATGCGCGTGAATCCCCTTGCCGCATTGCAGATCATCGACTATCGCGAGCCGACCGTCGACGCGGGCATCCAGCTGGTCACCGCGGTGCACGCCCTGCAGGGCAAGCCGGTCCCGTTGCCCGACCCGCTGCCCGACGAGCCGCCGGTGCCGTTCGGCTACATCACCCGGCTGGGCAACACCCTCGCCGAAAAGGAGCTCAGCCCGCAGCAACAGACGCAACTGCTGATCGAGCTGCGGTCGGGCTTCGACGAGGACGGCGACGACCCCAGCGCCCGAGGTGACATCGCCCAACTGCTGCGCATGCTGCGCCTGCGCCACGACGTCACCTACCGCACGCGAACCGAGATCGACAATGTGCTGGCCGAAATCGAGGCAAAGAACAGCGCGGCGGGAAGCCCTGCGCCCGCAGCCAAGGCGCCCGAGGCGACGACCGTCGCGAAAGGGCCTGCACCGGCGGCCGGGCCGCCCAAGGCGCCCGTGCCGCCCGCGGCAGGCGGCGGATCCAACAAGCGGCTGCTGATCATCGGCGGCGCCGCCGTCGCGGTGATCGCCGCGATCGCCATCGTCGTCATGTTGGCGACGCAGGGCGGTAAGGCCAAAACGCCCAAGGCGGGCCCGAACTCGGCGCCGAGCGCGGGCGCGGCCCCGCGGCCGGCTCGGGGCCGGCGGCCGCGGACGGCTCGAATGGCTCGAAGCTGGACTCGTATCTGCTCGGCCCCGCCGAAATCGGCCCGATCGTCGGTGACCAGAATCTGGTGGTCTCCGAGAAGGCCGCACAGCTTCGCAACCTGA
- a CDS encoding sensor domain-containing protein: MVGDQNLVVSEKAAQLRNLRATLSNPNCKAAWEPIENSAYQAADGYTAVSGQAVHTAGENPPHRVYEAVAAFSSPEKAAAFVQATADKWKACAGQSITVNFNGKSWGWTFGDVTGAPPKIYQQRTQADGTRVCHHALHAASSVVVDLLVCGPDAGTGQAGKLAGQIAARVSQ; this comes from the coding sequence ATCGTCGGTGACCAGAATCTGGTGGTCTCCGAGAAGGCCGCACAGCTTCGCAACCTGAGGGCGACGCTGTCCAACCCGAACTGCAAAGCCGCCTGGGAGCCCATCGAAAATTCGGCCTACCAGGCAGCCGACGGTTACACCGCGGTCAGCGGGCAGGCCGTGCACACCGCCGGCGAGAACCCGCCGCACCGGGTGTACGAAGCCGTCGCGGCGTTCTCGTCGCCGGAGAAGGCGGCCGCGTTCGTTCAGGCGACGGCCGACAAATGGAAGGCGTGCGCCGGGCAGTCGATCACGGTGAACTTCAACGGCAAGTCGTGGGGCTGGACGTTCGGTGACGTCACCGGGGCCCCGCCGAAGATCTACCAGCAGCGAACCCAGGCGGACGGGACCCGGGTGTGCCACCACGCGCTGCACGCGGCGTCCAGCGTGGTCGTCGACCTGTTGGTGTGCGGCCCGGATGCCGGCACCGGACAGGCCGGCAAGCTCGCCGGGCAGATCGCCGCCAGGGTGAGCCAGTAA
- a CDS encoding aminodeoxychorismate lyase — MIVTLDGEIHSPDAPLLHADDLAAVRGDGVFETLLVRDGRACLIESHLQRLTQSAALTDLPEPDLPRWRSAIEVATRQWCAGSADEGAMRLIYSRGREGGSVPTAFVMVNAVPERVTAVRRGGLAAITLDRGLPATGVDAMPWLLAGAKTLSYAVNMAALRHAARQDAGDVIFVSTDGYILEGPRSTVVIATASETPCLLTPPPWYPILRGTTQQALFEVARDKGYDCDYRALRVTDLHAAQGVWLISSMTLAARVHTLDGRPLRPSPMAADFAELIDAAIVSDR; from the coding sequence GTGATCGTCACGCTGGACGGTGAAATACATTCGCCCGACGCGCCCCTACTGCACGCCGACGACCTGGCGGCAGTCCGCGGTGACGGCGTGTTCGAGACGCTGTTGGTCCGCGACGGCAGGGCCTGTCTGATCGAGTCGCATCTGCAGCGGCTGACCCAGTCGGCCGCGTTGACCGATCTGCCCGAGCCGGATCTGCCGCGGTGGCGAAGCGCGATCGAGGTGGCCACCCGGCAGTGGTGTGCGGGCAGCGCCGACGAGGGCGCGATGCGGTTGATCTACAGCCGCGGACGCGAGGGTGGTTCCGTGCCGACGGCCTTTGTCATGGTCAACGCCGTTCCGGAACGGGTGACCGCGGTCCGGCGGGGCGGGCTGGCGGCGATCACGCTCGATCGCGGGCTGCCCGCCACCGGTGTCGATGCGATGCCCTGGCTGCTGGCCGGCGCCAAGACCCTGTCCTACGCGGTCAACATGGCGGCCCTGCGCCATGCCGCCCGCCAGGATGCCGGTGACGTGATCTTCGTCAGCACGGACGGCTACATCCTGGAAGGCCCGCGTTCGACGGTGGTGATCGCCACCGCCTCCGAGACGCCATGCCTGCTGACACCGCCGCCGTGGTATCCGATCCTGCGCGGCACCACCCAGCAGGCCCTGTTCGAGGTGGCCAGGGACAAGGGCTATGACTGCGACTACCGGGCGCTGCGGGTCACGGATCTGCATGCCGCCCAAGGTGTTTGGCTGATCTCCAGCATGACCCTGGCCGCCCGCGTGCACACCCTCGATGGCCGACCGCTGCGGCCGTCACCGATGGCGGCGGACTTCGCCGAACTGATCGACGCCGCCATCGTCAGCGATCGCTGA